The window ATGCGGTTGGCGAACAGGTTGAAGTCCCGGGGCGGGTACTGGTCGGTATTGCTGGCGTCGGCCGGCGCGCTGCTGGCGAAGGGCGGCGAGCCCACCAGGTAGGCGATGACGTTGTAGTTGTGCGCCTTCATCTGTTGCATCGCCGCGTCGAGGGCGGCGACGTCATAGGTGCCTTGCTGCGGCTCGATCATCGGCCAGTGGATGGTCAAGCGGACCCAGTTCAGGCCCAACTGGTCGAGTTGGCTCATCTGTTTCTGGTAGATGCCCGGGTCGAAATACTGGAACTGGGCGTTGACCCCGAGGAAGTCCTTCCACTCGATCGCCCGTGGCGCCTTGAGCAGCACCTGGGAGGAGGACTGGGCATCGGTGTCGCGCCACTGCAGGGCACTGAGGGCTCCGGCCAGGATGACCAGCAACGGTACCCAGAGAATCGGTTTACGCCACATCTTCATGCCCTCGACACGCCTGCTCGAACACCTGCAGGAAACGTTTGGCGGTTTGGCTCCAGACTCGCTGGTCGCCGATCATGCTGGCGTGTTCGGCCCAGCGGATCGCCAGTTCGGGAGCGGCGCACAGGTGGCTGATTTCGGCCGCCAGCGCGCTGACGTTGCCTTGGGGGAAGATCACGCCGTTGCCCTGGGCGACTTCTTCGGCAAAGGAGCGGGCGTCTGAGGTGATCGCTCCGCGTCCGCAGGCGGCGGCCCAGGACAGTGCGCCGCTGGTTCCGCGCAGTTGGCCCAGCAGCTTGAGTTTGCTCGACTCGCGATAGGGCAGCACCATCACGTGGTGGGCCTGGATCACCTTGGGAATGTCGGCGGCCGGCAGGTCGAGCTGCCAGTCGATGCAGTCCTGCAGGTCGAGGCGCTGGATGTGCTGGCGCAACTGGTCGAGGTAACTGCCGGCCGGACCGAAGGCCATCTCCGGTTCGCTGCCGCCGGCCAGGGTCAGGCGCAGTTTGTGGCGCAACCCGGGTTGGTCGGTGAAGGTCATCGCCAGCGCATCGAGCAGGTCCTCGATGCCCTTGCCACGGTAGATGAAACCGAAATACAGCAGTTTCAGCGGTTCCAGTGGGGGTAGCGGTGCAGGCGCGATGGCCAGGTTGCCGTGGGGGATCACCGCCATCTGCTCGCCGCGCAGGCCCATGCGTTGGCGCAGGCAGTGGCTGCCCGATTGCGTCAGGGTGATCAGCCGGGTCAGGCTGCGCGCCAATTGCCGTTCTTCATGCAGGCACAGGGGGTCGGCCAGCACCGTGGCCACCTGTGGCAGGGGCGAGGGCAGCTTGCTGGCCAGCGACAGCGGCCAGGGCAGGCGCTCGCGGCGCCAGACCAGGCGCTCCGGGTCATGGATGGTCGCGGTCAGCGGCAATTGCGCAAAGCGTGCACGCAGGGCTCTCAGTGCATGGAACTCGGCGAGGCGGCCGCCACCGATTTCCGCATGCACCAGGTCGATGCCCTGCCAATCGTATTGGCCCACCGCCTGGATCGCGCGTTGCGGGTCGTTGCCCAGCCCGGCCAGCGGCGTGCTGATACGCGCACCGTGGCTTTCCAGGGCGGCCTTCAAGTGGCCGGCGTAGTCGGCGATGCCGTTCTGTTCCGGCGGCAGCGGGGCGAGCAGGGCGATATGCATCAGGCGTGACTCCGGATCCGTGCGAGGGTGTTGAGTACCCGTTCCGGAATTTCGAAGCGCCGGCGGTTGAGGATGATGCCGTCGACCCGCTTGAACGCCGTGTTGAGGGTCGTCAGGGCATTTTCCAGGATCGGTACGGTGGTGGTTTCCGCCTCGATGATCAGGGTGATCAGGTCGGCCTGGCGCAGGATCACGAAGGCTTCCTGGTTGGAGAAGAATGCGCCGGCGTTGAGCAGCAGGATTTCTCCGGGCTGCGCCGGCCCCTCGCCTTCGACGCGCACGTTGTGACCGCGCTGGCGCAGCAGTTCGCTCAGGTGTTCGATGACGAAGCTGACGCCCTCGTTGTGGCGGGCCGAGGTCAGGCCGATGCTCAGCCCGTGCTCGGCGACCCGTTCCAGCGGCAGTACCCCGTATAGCCGGTACATGCTCGCGGTGAAGGCGGTGCGCCGGCGAGGATCGTTGTCGCTGATGTCCTGCAGGCTGGTCCAGACCTTGACCCCGAAGCGCGACTCGATCTTGTCGCCGTCGTGGATGCGCTGGTCCAGCAGGTAGAAGAAATACAGGGCCAGCAGGCCGACCGCCAGGCTCAGCGGGATCGCCAGCAGGACCATGCTCAGGCTTTTCGGGAAGACCCGGCGTTCATTGAGAGTGGCCTGCTCGATGATCGCGATGTTGCTGATCTGGCTCTTGTCCAGCTCGCGGTCGATCCGGGCCTTCTCGGTGCTGTCGCTGTACAGCGCGAAGCTCTTCTCGGCGGCATCGAGTTCGCGTTGCAGGCGCGACATCTCGGGTTCGATGGCCAGGGCCTGGCGACGGTCCTGCTCGAGCTGGTCAAGCTGGGTCTTCTGTTGTGCGGCCTGGGTCTGCAGGCGGCTGAGGCTGGCCTGCTGGTCGGCGAAGCTGTTCTGCAGGCGGGTGTAGACCGGGTTCGGTGCCAGGTTGTCGGAACGCTGGACCACCGCATTCTGCGACTTGAGCAGCTTCTCCAGGTTGGCGATGGCGGTGTCCATGGCCTTGACCGGCGGTGCGCCTTCCTTGAAGGTGCGCAGCATCTCCTGGCGCTCGATCTGCTTGGAGTTGATCCGCTGTTGCAGGTCCTGGCGATCGGGGTTGATGCTCATCTGCCGACCGATGCTGATTTCCTTCTTCATGCTGTTGAGCTGCGCCTGGATACGTTCCAGGCCACTGCGGGTCGAAGCCACGGCGCGGGTGGTGTTCAGATGCTCGCCACGCAGGTTGTTGAGGTTGCGCGAGATATCGTTCAGGCGCTCGGAAATGCTCACCGCCCCCAGCTCGTTGAGGTGGGCCTCGATCTTTTTCTTGTAGTCGAGGATGCGAGCCTGGGTCGCCTTGCTTTCGCTTTCATAGAAGGTATAGAGGCTCTTGCGCCCGAGGCTGCGGGTACGCTCCTGCTCGTACTGTTCGATCCAGTTCTGGACGATGGTCTGGGCCACCGCCGGGTTGTTCCAGGTGAAACTGATCTCCATCACCGAGGAGCCGGCGGCGTGGGTCACGCTGAAGTTCTTCGACAACTGGTCGGCCAGGCGTTCGACCGGGGTTTGCTTCTCCACCAGGCCCAGCAGTTGCAGGAGGCCGCGGCCAGCGTCGACCAGGGCCTGCACGGTACTTTTGGCCAGGCTCTTGAGTGTGCCGAGGAAACCTTCCTGGGGCGGTACCCTGGACAGCTCGTTGAGGTACTGTTCGGCCACCAGGCGGGCGATCGGGCGTCCGGTCAGCATGCGCTCCTCGTCGAGAATCGGGTCACGCTGGGCACTGGGAATGATGGTTGCCTGGCGGTCGGAAATCTCGATCGGCAGGGTGCTGGTGTCGCGCCCCGGCTTGACCAGCAGCAGCGCCGTGGACTCGTAGCGGTTGGGCAGCAGGAAGGCACCCAGCAGGATGATGATCAAGGTCACCATGACGGTGATTTTCACTTCCCGCTTGAAAATGAAAAACAGGCGCAACAAATCGCGGAAGGAGCGGATATTGATCATGTGTGTTGTCCTTAACGATCAGTTGCTGTTTTCACGCAGGTTGTAGTTCACGCCGATACCGATCGATTTCTGGAACGGAATCAGTTGGTTCAGGTAGAGATCGACCCACTCGATGCCATTGCCTACATGGGATTTGGGCACGAAGACCACGTCGCCGCGCTGCAGCAGTACCGGTGGCCGGTTGCTGACACCGGCGAGCATGGTGTCGCGGTAGTCGAAGAAGTAGGTCTTGTAGCGGCCGTCGTCTTCCTGACGCAGCAGCGCGACATTGCGACTGTCCCCCACCGGCAACAGGCCACCGGCACCGATCAGTGCCTGTTCCAGGGTGGTGGCGGTGGTTACCGACAGGTTGTTCGGGTTGCGTACCGAACCGCCAACGAACACGGTATTGCCCGGCGAGGTGGAAATGTTCACCGTCAGCGCCGAGTCCTGGTAGATGTTCTTGAGCTTGTCCTGCAGGAACACGGTGAGCTCCTGTGGGGTCAGGCCCGCCGCCTTGACGTTGCCGATATACGGATAGGCGAAGCTGCCGTCGTTCATCACCGTGAACAGGGTCAGCTCGTAGATGGAGTTGGCGGTGAAGGCGGAGATCGACGGCGCCTCGCCGGTGTTGCGCACGATACGCAAGGTGTCGCCGGCCCGGATGCGCTGCGCCGGCAGGGGCTTGCCGGCCAGTGCCTCGCCCGCCCTGTGACCTTCCTGCAGCACATTTTTCTGTGGCAGCACCACCTTGGCCGGGATGCTGCAGGCGCTGAGCAATAGAACACTGAAGATCAGCAAGGGGGTTTTCATGGGTCGATTTTCCTGTCGTGCATGTTTACAGCTCCCTCACGGGCTGGGTGGTACTGAGCTTGCCGTGTTTCAGGATTTGCCGGCTTCGACGGGCACCCGCCCATAGATATCGGTGAAACGCACGATATCGTCTTCGCCCAGGTACTCGCCGCTCTGTACCTCGATCATCACCAGGTCGATCACCCCGGGGTTGACCAGGCGGTGGGTCTTGCCCGGCTTGATGAAGGTCGATTCGTTGGTATCGAGCAGGAATTCGTGCTCGCCGTTGGTGACCCGGGCCATGCCGCTGACGACGATCCAGTGCTCGCTGCGGTGGTGGTGCATTTGCAGCGAGAGCGAGGCGTCGGGCTTGACCACGATGCGCTTGATCTTGAAGCGCTTGCCTTCCTCCAGCACGGTGTAGGTCCCCCACGGCCGGGTGACCGTGCGATGCAGGCGATAGGCTTCGTGGCCCTGGCGCTTGAGCTCCTGGGCGATGAGTTTCACATCCTGGCTGCGCTTGCTGTCGGCGACCAGCAGGGCGTCGGGTGTGTCGATGATGATCAGGTCCTTGAGACCGACCCCGCCGACCAGGCGCTTGCGTGAGTCGATGTAGCAGTTGTGCACGTCGAACAGTACGGTTTCGCCGTTGCACTGGTTGCCGTTGGCATCGGCCGGGGTCAGGTCGCGTACCGCCTGCCACGAGCCGATGTCGCTCCAGCCCAGCTGGCAGGGCACGACCGCGACCTTCTTCGAACGCTCCATCAGCGCATAGTCGATGGAGATGTCCGGAGCCAGGCCCAGGGTCTTGCCGTCGAGTTCCAGTTGCAGTTCCTGGCTGCCCTCGCGGCCATGGCTGTGGGCCAGGCATTCGGTCATGGCCGCCAGTACATCCGGGGCGTGTTCCTGCAGTTCGCGCAGTACCACGTCGGCGCGCATGCAGAACATGCCGGCGTTCCACAGGTGCAGGCCGCCGTCGACGTAGCGCTGGGCCGTGGCTGCATCGGGTTTCTCGACGAAACGCGCGACCTGGAAGCTGCCCTCGTCCAGGGCCTGGCCTTTCTCGATGTAGCCAAAGCCGGTCTCCGCCTGGGTCGGTACCAGGCCGAAGGTCACCAGCCAGCCCTGGTCCGCCAGTTTGCGCGCGCTCTGGACCGCCTTGGCGAAGGCGTCCAGATCCTTGATCAGGTGATCCGCCGGCAGTACCAGCAGTTGTGCGTCCTCGCCGTAGAGCCGGGAGACGTGCAGGGCGGCAGCGGCTATGGCCGGTGCGGTGTTGCGCCCGAAGGGTTCCAGGATGAAGTCCAGGGCCGTGCCGCCCTTGTTCAGCAGGCGATAGTCATCCAGGGTACGAAAGAACACTTCCCGGTTGGTCACGGTCAACAGGCGTTGGACATCGGCCAGGCCGGTGGCACGGCGGAAGGTCTTCTGCAGCAGGCTCTCGCCATCGGGCAGGCGCATGAAGGGCTTGGGCATCGCTTCGCGCGAAACCGGCCAGAGTCGGGTACCGGCGCCGCCGGCGATGATGCAGGGAATGAGCAGGCTCATGTCAGAAGGCCTCGCGTGTCAGGAGCACTGCCGGGACAGTGCGGAACAGAATGTAGAGATCGAACCAGATCGACCAGTTCTCGATGTACTCCAGGTCGAACTCCACCCGTTTCTCGATCTTTTCCAGGGTGTCGGTTTCACCGCGATAGCCATTGATTTGTGCCAGCCCGGTGATCCCTGGCTTGACCCGATGGCGCGAGGTGTATTCCTTTACCGCTTCTTCGAACAGGATGCCAGCTGCCTTGGTCGCAGTGGCGTGGGGGCGCGGGCCGACCATGGACATGCTGCCGAGGAAGACATTGAACAGTTGCGGCAGCTCGTCGAGGCTGGTCTTGCGAATGAAGCGCCCGACCCGGGTGATCCGCGGGTCGCCGCGGGTAGTCTGTTTCTCGGCGTTGGCGTCGGCCTGGTGCTGGTGCATCGAGCGGAACTTGAACACCTCGATCAGCCGGTTGTTGTAGCCATAGCGTTTCTGGCGGAACAGGACCGGACCGGGCGAGTCGAGCTTGATCGCGATCGCCACCAGCAACATGATCGGTGCCAGCAGCAACAGCGCGATGCTCGACAGCACCATGTCCTCCAGCCGCTTGAACATCGGCGACCAGCCGCGCAGGGGCATCTCGGAGGCGTTGAACATCGGCAGGTTGGCGACTTCGGTGATGCGGTTGTGGGCATGGCGGAAGGCGACCATGTCCGGCACCAGCAGCACGTTGACCGGTAGCCGGCGCAGTTCGCGAATGATGTAGTCCATGCGGTTTTCCGCCGACCAGGGCAGGGCGACCAGCACCTGGGTCACCGTTTCCTCGCGGATCAGCCGCTCCAGGTCGCTGGAGTTGCCCAGCAGCGGCAGGTTGACCATGGTTTTCGGCAGCCGGCTGATGCGGTCGTCGATGAAACCGATCACTCCGGAGCGGATGTCCTGGTGTTGGGACAGGTATTCGGCCAGGCGCTGGCCGTTCTCGGTGGCACCGAGGATCACCGCATTCTGCAGGAAGATTCCGCGTTGCATCAGTTGCTGGAACAGTGCCAGCAGGATCAGCCGTTCGACGCCGAACAGGGTCAGGCTGGCGATGAACCAGACCAGCAGTTGCGTATTGTCCAGGTAGTTGAACAGCTGCAGCCCATGGTGCATGAACAGCAGCAGGCAGAAGGCCGAGGACCAGGCGATGAGGGTGATCTGGAAACGCAGCAGGTTGCTGAATATGGCCTCGGCATAGACTCCCAGCGCCTGGAAGATCAGTACGCTGATGACGCCGAAGAACAGCAGGATGGTCAGGTAGCTGCGGGTGATGTCCGGGGTCTGTTCGCGCAGGTAGATCAGGAACAGCAGGCCGGGCAGGATGGCGGTCAGTCCGTGGACCAGGCGAATGCCGAACAGGAAGTACTCGACCATGCTCGGCCGAGTGAGAAACAGGCTGTCGACTGGCTGCAAACGCATTGAGACCCCCTTCCTTTTCTACCTTCTCGAAATCGCCACTGCCAGGCAATTCGGTAGGTCATTCCTATATCAACGTCCCAGGGCTTTGCGCCGCCCCCATCCCTGGTAGCTGATTTATATGTCGGTTGGGACCGTTCCAGGCTGGTGTTCAGGCAAGGATAGGTCCTACTGCTCTTATGGTCTTAGCTGACATGTGTGTACATTTTTTCCTTTCGTGTACAAGGAGTAGGCTTGAGTAAAGCTCATGAAACACAGGGTCGCTAATTGAATGACAGCATGTAGCTGAAAAAAGTCGGCGACGTCGTGGTTTTGTGGGGCGGGCCCGGTCTAGAGCGTGCGTTGAACCGATGGGTGAAATAAATGCAGGGTATGACAAGTCGTTTGCGGCCTGCTGTGGTCACATTTTTCAAGGCCGTCGACACAGGAGGAAACGCCGATGAGCGAACGCAAGGCATTGCTGATTCTGCATGGCAAGCAGGCCCTCAATGAGGACGTCAGGACGGCTGTCGAGGACAGGCGCCGGGAAGGCTGGGAACTGGCCGTACGGTTGACCTGGGAGGCGGGTGACGCACAGCGTCTGGTGCATGAGGCGCTGCAACTGGGCTACCGCTATCTGATTGCCGGGGGCGGTGACGGTACCCTGCGCGACATCGCCGAGGCCCTGGCCCTGGCTGACACCCAGGCGAGCCTGGTGTTGATGCCGCTGGGTACCGCCAATGATTTCGCCCGGGCCGCCGGTGTGCCGCTGGAGCCCGCCGGGGCTCTGCAACTGCTGGATGTCCCGGCTCGCTCGATCGACCTCGGCGCGGTAGGTGGGCAGGTGTTCCTGAACATGGCCACCGGTGGTTTCGGCAGCCAGGTGACGGCCAATACATCCGAGGACCTGAAGAAGGTGCTGGGCGGTGCTGCCTACCTGTTCACCGGGCTGTCACGCTTTGGCGAGCTGCATGCCGCCTATGGCGAATTGCAGGGGCCGGATTTCCACTGGCGCGGCGAGCTGCTGGCGCTGGGGATCGGCAATGGCCGCCAGGCCGGTGGCGGGCACGAACTGTGTCCGCAGGCGCTGGTCGATGACGGCCTGCTCGATATCAGCATCCTGCCGGCGCCCCAGGAGGTGGTCGGCACCCTGCGCCGTTTGATGAGCGACGGTTGGGGCCTGGACAACATGTTCGTCCGGGCGCGGCTGCCCTGGGTCGAGATCAAGGTCGCCGAGGGGCTGTACCTGAATCTTGATGGCGAACCCCTGGAGAGCGACAGCCTGCGCTTCGAGGCGCGTCCCGGGGCACTGCGGGTGCACTTGCCGGCGGATTCGCCGCTGCTCAGTCGTCGAGACTGATGATGCGTTCGCGGACGGCGAACAGCACCAGGCCGGCGACGTCGAAGATCTGCAGGCGCTTCATGATCTGCGCGCGGTGAGTCTCCACGGTCTTGATGCTCAGGCCCAGGCCATTGGCGATCTCCCGGGTGGATTTTCCGCGCACGATCAGCCGGAGGATCTCCAGCTGGCGTCCGGTCAGGTTGTGGGTCTGGGCCTGTGCCGGCGAATGCCGCTGGGCCTGGGTCAGGGCCTGGTTGATCACCGTGTGGGCGATCGCCGGGCTGAGGTAGCGCTCGTTGTTGCGCAAGGCTTCCAGGGCCTGGGCCAGTTCGGTCGCGGTGGTGTCCTTGAGCAGGTAGCCATGGGCACCGATCTCCAACGCCTGCATGATCAGTTGCGGGTCGGTGTGCATCGACAGGATCAGCACCTTGCTCTGCGGACGAACCGCCTGCAACTGGCGCAGGGCGTCGAGCCCGCCGGTATCGCGCATCGACAGGTCGAGCAGGATGATGTCCGGATCCAGGCGTTCGACGGCCTCGAGCAACTGCGCGCCATCGCTGGCTTCGCCGATCACGGCGTAGCCCGGAATCTCCAGTACCAGGGCACGGACACCGGCCCTGATCAGTGAGTGGTCATCCACAAGAAGTAGGTTGCAGGTCATAGAACCTTATTCGTACTGGCTCGTTCGAGGGCGCGGGGGGCCCAGGGAAGAAGGGCTTCGATTTGCGTACCTTTGCCGGGTCCGCTGGTGACTGTCAATCGGCCGCCCAACTGTTCGGCGCGCTCGACCATGCCGGCCATGCCGCGTTGGCCCTGTTCAGCGGGATTGGCGGCGGGAGAGAAGCCCTGGCCATCATCGGCGATAGACAGCGACAGGCCTTCGGGAAGGCGTTTGAGACGTACCAGCAGATTGTCGGCCCGGGCATGGCGCAGGACATTGGTGACAGCCTCCTGGGTGATGCGAAAGGCGGTCACGGCCATTTCCTCGGGCAGCCCGGACAACTGCTGGTGGCATTCCAGGCTCCAGTGCAGCGGGGTGTTGCCCAGGGTCTTGAGCAAGTGCGCGCGCAGGCTGGCCTCCAGGCCCAGGCTGGTCAACTGGCGTGGGTTGAGAATGGCCGAGACGTCGCGGACCTTGGCCAGGGTTTCATCCAGGGTGCTGTTGAGGTCCGCACACTGGCTACGCAGTTCTTCCGGCAGGCGGCCTTGCAACCACTGGGTCTGCAAGCGCGCGGCCGTGAGCAGTTGGCCAATGTCGTCGTGCAGTTCGCGACTCAGGCGGTGGCGCTCGTTCTCCTGCACCTGCAACAGGCGGTCGGCCAGTTCCTGGGGCTGGAAATTGATCGATGTGCGCGAGTCGCGATACTGCAGCCAGAGGCTGGCCAGTGCGGCGAGGTTCAGCGCCAGCAGCCACAGGGACAGCCCCGAGCCTTGTCGGCAGAGCGCCAGGCTGGTAACGGCCGAGGCCGCGCAGAACAGCACGGTCAATCGACGGGCGTTCTTTCGCGAGGGAAACCAGGGCTTTAATAACTTGAGGCTGGCGTACATAGCGTGTGGAGCCAAAGAGTGTCTGGTACAAAGAGCCCAAGTGCAACCACTGACAGGACTCTGTTTAAAAAACCTTTACGGTTCAATCTTCTGGTACAACTTGATATAGGAATTGTGGCTAAGTGCTATTATTTTTTGGATCCTATACGGGATGTTCAGGAAATCATTTTGCCATCAAGTACATAAGCAAGCGGGCAGCATAGTAGCACTTCGTTTAAGGTTGGTCGTCCCTGTTGATATATGTCCAATCGGTCAGCTTTTTTGTACGCCGGTTCCAGAAGACGCGCCGGGCAGCTCTCGCGATCGATTCATGTTTGAAATCATCGCAGTTTATCGTGCTGCTCTTTCTGCGCATAAGAAGGCCCGGCACAAAACACCGAAAGTTGCTCTTTAGTTGATCTGGCTGCTCTTGACCGTGAGAGTGTATCTGCACTTGGCGGGGGCAGGCGCCTGGCATGCAGGCCTGGCCCCTGGCACGGTGGTTCAGGCGGAATGCCCGGGAAAGGTGATCAGTGTGAAGCCTTTCGGCTCGGCCAGCAGGGTCGTGGAGACCTCGGTCTGTGCTGCCAGGGCGGCAATCAGCTCGGCCTGTTCGCTATCGTCCAGCCCGAGTTGGCCGGTATGCGGGTCGATCAGTTCCAACTGCCAGGCCAGCAAGGTCAGGCAGTCCTGCAGGGCTTGCAAGGCACCCTCGTGCAGGTTGAGCCGCTCCGGTGCGTAGCTCAGGACTTCATGGATGTGCCGGGAAAATTTCGCCATGCAGCGCACGCCGAGTACATCGGCGCGTCCACCCAGCTTGTGCAGGGCGGTGAGCAGGCAGTCGATCGCATCCCGGTCGTTGCGGATCAGCTCCAGGTGCTGGCAGCACTCCTGCATCTTCGTCTGCAAGGTTTCCGCTTCCACCAGGAATTCCGGCAGGTTGGCCTGCCGTTCTTTACCGTTCAGCATGCTTTATCTCCATGAAATATCGGCAGGCGATAGAAGGTCGCGCTTGGCGAACGGCAGTGGATTAATGTGGGCCAACAGAGCGTTTCGGTGATCTGTTCCCGAGTTTTTCGGTACGGCACATTTGCAAAGGATTCTCATGCACTGACAGGCGCTGTTCGATAAATCGACTTGAGACGGTTGCGGGAAACGTCCAAAAGGACCGACCCAGAGCGCTTTAACCAGAGTTGTGAGGCGTCTCGCCTGGCTTTGCGGCCACCGTCCCGCGATTGAAAGCAAAAGCCTGACTCCATTCATGTAATGAGAATGGCGTCACATTAATGGCTATTGGATATTGCGAATATCAGGTTGGGCCTGATTGTTACTAGGGGATTCCCCTATGCGGGGGAACCAAAAGCAGCTCCGGTGGTCGTCTCGCGCACGGTGCGTCGAGCCCGGAGAGTGCACTCAGTAAAGCATGATGTTAATGTGACATCAAACGTTTTGCGTAGCATTTTGCGTGAGGGTCAAGGTCCGGCGAAAGCGGCCGATAACTCTCTCAATGAAGTTCTTTGTATCAACGCCCCAGGAGTGATTGATGGCCGGCATTCTCGACACGGTAGACCAACGTACGCAGCTGGTGGGAGAGAATCGTCTGGAGATTCTCATGTTCCGCCTGGCCGGTCGCCAGTTGTTCGCGATCAACGTGTTCAAGGTGCAGGAAGTCCTGCAACTGCCCAAACTGACCCTGATGCCCCAGCGCCATCCATTCGTCTGCGGGGTGGTCAACCTGCGCGGGCAGACCCTGCCGGTGATCGACCTGTCCCAGGCGATCGGCATGCGTCCGCTGGTGCCGGGCCCCGACAGCACGATTATCGTCACCGAGTACAACCGCTCGGTGCAGGCCTTCCTGGTCGGTGGCGTGGACCGTATCGTCAACATGAACTGGGAAGCGATCATGCCGCCGCCGGGCAGTGCCGGGCGCCAGCATTACCTGACCGCCATCAGCAAGGTCGACGATCAGTTGGTGGAGATCATCGACGTGGAGAAGGTTCTCGCCGAGATCGTACCGTACAACGCCAAGGTGTCTCGTGAAAAACTCGACGACCCGATCATGGAACATGCCCGTGGACGCGAGGTGCTGCTGGTCGACGACTCCAAGGTGGCCCTGTCGCAGTTGCGCGATACCCTCGGCCAGCTGGGGGTCAAGCTGCATATCGCCAGTGATGGTCTTCGGGCGCTGAACATGCTCAAGACCTGGGCCGATTCCGGCGCGGTGATGACCGATAAGCTGCTGATGGTGTTCACCGACGCGGAGATGCCGGAGATGGACGGTTATCGCCTGACCACCGAGATCCGCAATGACCCGCGTCTGCGTGGCCTGTACGTGGTGCTGCACACTTCGCTGTCCGGCAGTTTCAACGAAGCGATGGTGAAGAAGGTCGGCTGCGACAACTTCCTCTCCAAGTTCCAGCCGGACAAGCTGGTGGATGTGGTGCGCCAGCGCCTGTTGCTGGACCATCCCGGCGCCTGATTGTGCCGTCGGGGGCAGGTGCAAGGCCTGCCCCGGTCATCGCTGTGGTGATGTCGCCTTTGATTGGGTGATCGGCTCGTATATCGTGGTCTTTTTTTCACGGAGCCGGTCCTCATGTTGCGTCTGAGCGCGCTGTATCGTTATCCACTCAAGTCTGCAAAGGGTGAACGCCTGGGCCATGCCGCGCTCGATGAGCTGGGGTTGACCGGCGATCGACGCTGGATGGTGGTGGACGAGACCAGCGGGCGTTTCCTGACCCAGCGTGCGGTGGCCGGCATGAGTCAACTGTCGGCGTTGTGGAATGACGCCGGTGGCCTGACCCTGAGTGCGCCGGGGCATTCGTCGCTGGAGGTGGCCTTGCCGGCTGCCGATGAGCAACTGCGCGGCGTGACCATCTGGAGTGATACCCTGCGCGTGCCCGATGCCGGTGACGAGGCCGCGGCGTGGTTGAGCGGGTTCATCGGCAAGGCGGTGCGCCTGGTCCATGTGCCGCAGGAGCGGGCGCGAATCACCGAGGCCGGTTATGGCCGGGAAGATGACCGCGTGGCATTTGCCGACGGTTTTCCGTTGCTGCTGATCGGCCAGGCCTCGCTGGAGGATCTGTCGCGGAAGGTCGGGCGTCCGCTGGAGATGCTGCGCTTTCGGCCGAACCTGGTCATCGAGGGCAGTGAGGCGTTTGCCGAGGACCGGTGGAAGCGGATCCGGATTGGCGAGATCGAGTTCCGCCTGGTCAAGCCTTGCTCACGCTGCATTCTCACCACCATCGACCCGCAGACCGGGGAGCGCAGCGCCGACCGCGAGCCGCTAACCACGCTCAAGACCTATCGCGAGAAGGATGGGGACGTGTTTTTCGGGCAGAACCTGGTCAATGACGGGCTGGGGCGGCTGGAAGTGGGGATGCCGGTGACGATTCTCGAGTGATCCGTCGGGCCCTGTGGCGGGGCGACGGATTACATCTTTCTGCACGACATCTTTCCCTGTGGGAGCCGGCTTGCTGGCGATCCGCGGCAGGCGGCATTCAACGAGATCAGCGGCGCCTGATGCGCTGCTATCGCCAGCAAGCCGGCTCCCCAGGTCTGTTGTGGTCCCTGAATCAAGGGTGAGTTCAGGGCTCCACAGGTCACGTGTGCTCTTGCAGGTCGGCGTTTGAATCACTGATCGTCGAAGAAGCGCTCGTTCCAGTCCACCAGCGGCTGTGGTGCATT of the Pseudomonas vanderleydeniana genome contains:
- a CDS encoding GumC family protein, which encodes MINIRSFRDLLRLFFIFKREVKITVMVTLIIILLGAFLLPNRYESTALLLVKPGRDTSTLPIEISDRQATIIPSAQRDPILDEERMLTGRPIARLVAEQYLNELSRVPPQEGFLGTLKSLAKSTVQALVDAGRGLLQLLGLVEKQTPVERLADQLSKNFSVTHAAGSSVMEISFTWNNPAVAQTIVQNWIEQYEQERTRSLGRKSLYTFYESESKATQARILDYKKKIEAHLNELGAVSISERLNDISRNLNNLRGEHLNTTRAVASTRSGLERIQAQLNSMKKEISIGRQMSINPDRQDLQQRINSKQIERQEMLRTFKEGAPPVKAMDTAIANLEKLLKSQNAVVQRSDNLAPNPVYTRLQNSFADQQASLSRLQTQAAQQKTQLDQLEQDRRQALAIEPEMSRLQRELDAAEKSFALYSDSTEKARIDRELDKSQISNIAIIEQATLNERRVFPKSLSMVLLAIPLSLAVGLLALYFFYLLDQRIHDGDKIESRFGVKVWTSLQDISDNDPRRRTAFTASMYRLYGVLPLERVAEHGLSIGLTSARHNEGVSFVIEHLSELLRQRGHNVRVEGEGPAQPGEILLLNAGAFFSNQEAFVILRQADLITLIIEAETTTVPILENALTTLNTAFKRVDGIILNRRRFEIPERVLNTLARIRSHA
- a CDS encoding glycosyltransferase, whose amino-acid sequence is MHIALLAPLPPEQNGIADYAGHLKAALESHGARISTPLAGLGNDPQRAIQAVGQYDWQGIDLVHAEIGGGRLAEFHALRALRARFAQLPLTATIHDPERLVWRRERLPWPLSLASKLPSPLPQVATVLADPLCLHEERQLARSLTRLITLTQSGSHCLRQRMGLRGEQMAVIPHGNLAIAPAPLPPLEPLKLLYFGFIYRGKGIEDLLDALAMTFTDQPGLRHKLRLTLAGGSEPEMAFGPAGSYLDQLRQHIQRLDLQDCIDWQLDLPAADIPKVIQAHHVMVLPYRESSKLKLLGQLRGTSGALSWAAACGRGAITSDARSFAEEVAQGNGVIFPQGNVSALAAEISHLCAAPELAIRWAEHASMIGDQRVWSQTAKRFLQVFEQACRGHEDVA
- a CDS encoding mannose-1-phosphate guanylyltransferase/mannose-6-phosphate isomerase translates to MSLLIPCIIAGGAGTRLWPVSREAMPKPFMRLPDGESLLQKTFRRATGLADVQRLLTVTNREVFFRTLDDYRLLNKGGTALDFILEPFGRNTAPAIAAAALHVSRLYGEDAQLLVLPADHLIKDLDAFAKAVQSARKLADQGWLVTFGLVPTQAETGFGYIEKGQALDEGSFQVARFVEKPDAATAQRYVDGGLHLWNAGMFCMRADVVLRELQEHAPDVLAAMTECLAHSHGREGSQELQLELDGKTLGLAPDISIDYALMERSKKVAVVPCQLGWSDIGSWQAVRDLTPADANGNQCNGETVLFDVHNCYIDSRKRLVGGVGLKDLIIIDTPDALLVADSKRSQDVKLIAQELKRQGHEAYRLHRTVTRPWGTYTVLEEGKRFKIKRIVVKPDASLSLQMHHHRSEHWIVVSGMARVTNGEHEFLLDTNESTFIKPGKTHRLVNPGVIDLVMIEVQSGEYLGEDDIVRFTDIYGRVPVEAGKS
- a CDS encoding polysaccharide biosynthesis/export family protein — its product is MKTPLLIFSVLLLSACSIPAKVVLPQKNVLQEGHRAGEALAGKPLPAQRIRAGDTLRIVRNTGEAPSISAFTANSIYELTLFTVMNDGSFAYPYIGNVKAAGLTPQELTVFLQDKLKNIYQDSALTVNISTSPGNTVFVGGSVRNPNNLSVTTATTLEQALIGAGGLLPVGDSRNVALLRQEDDGRYKTYFFDYRDTMLAGVSNRPPVLLQRGDVVFVPKSHVGNGIEWVDLYLNQLIPFQKSIGIGVNYNLRENSN